The Augochlora pura isolate Apur16 unplaced genomic scaffold, APUR_v2.2.1 APUR_unplaced_51, whole genome shotgun sequence genome segment tatttctaacacGCTCATAACAAGTATAGGTCACCAAATCCTGAAAGCAGTTCAACTCAGGTTAAACTTACTCATTACTGTGTTCTGGCCCGATGCCAGGAGGTGGAGGTTGGTTTGCACGTGGTCTTCCAACAGGTGGTCGTAATATATTCACTGAAGCTCTTGGAGGACCACTATCGTTTTGGCCTGCCACTACATCTTCTTTGATATTAGGATTATCGCCTGCAGGTGGCTCGATCCAATCCTCAGGGATATCTACCTCCCATACACGGAAAGCTTCTACTAAATTTCGAGGTATAGTTCTTACCGGGGATGGACCCATAAGAAATGACTGCTGCAAAAAGTCGTGACAGGCCTTCATGATTTCATAAAAGGCACGACTTTCTTCAGATTGTAAGGCTCTGCGTGATGCCAATCTCTCCTCCCGTGTTAGGTCACGATCCATTTTGGTTGCTAGTATGTTCAGTGTCTGTCGTCATTATGTCAAAACAATACCACGTGGATCTGTTGTCACCGAAATCACAAAATATcaacagcaattttttaaaaaagctgATATATACTTTTGTTGATTTGTCTATCTCCACCGTCTATCATACATCTATATACATCTTTGTCTATCTTACCGTCGTCGTGGTGTTGATTGTCGAGGAGGCACTCTGAACTCCCGAGctacaatacaataattacacatGTTGACTaacctaaaaaataaaaggatcaAGAATTAAATGCTTATGCTTCCAATGGAACTGTTGCCTGATCACGCGACCATAGGTATAAATAAGCGCCTCTGGTTATGCAAATTATAAACTTAGTTGATGCCGACAGGAGGGAAATCCAAATGTAGATACAGATTTATATCGTATAGTTATATAGGGATACAGTATCGgccgagaggaataactgagaatatgtaaggAGTTAATGAgagagagttcccacgaaattcttcgttgaacctttttatttagcgagactaatcgaggaatGTAGAGAAAGTCACGTAGCCTCTCGTAAGTACCTCTCCAATTTCACTTGAACTAGTCGAGTCACAATACCTTACTCAGTCCTCGAGCcgaaatcttcgcgcgcggcacatTCCCACaccgttcgtttcggcgggctttttACCCCTGCGCGCTCGACTCTCGCGCATTCCCATCCGCACGCGCACCGTCGAACCACCAACCACCACCAATCTGCAACCGGAAGACGGATCATCCGACGAATCAGCATCCAGCTAGAGAAccccaattttcctattggacaaggaaggaaaaggaagaagGAACGCAGGAACAAAACTTGATTCCTCGGGAAAATACGCAGACTTTATTGTTGGGAGGCTTGGAGATAACATCTTAATCcaggaaataaagttttaaagacGATTTCTGTGTAactagttaatttttacaagtccTATACAAGCAGAACACTTTTGTGTTCCACGGGCATCCGAACCAGCCAAACTTTCCTAAATCCCACCCAAAGTTACGCAACAGAACAATGAATCCAAATTTATTGTGCACAATGTTTCACTATCCCTATCTTCTATCTATTCGGAGAAATCACTTATCagtctttctctctgtcttctcATTCTTCGACTGTCAACTTATGTCGACGtggccgcgtcgtcgtcgtggctCTTGATGCCTTACTGCTGTGTCTGTGCATTCACAGCTCACTCACACACAAAgcttacatataaatataaaattggcaaataaaattatataacaactcagtattttaacaattcaatatataaGAAGTATAAAGTTGGCTgatattatagataaatacataataataaatatattgtttaaatatcgcgttaattttcgaagcgAATTTCTCGAAAGCGATACGAAGTTTTTATCAGAGTCAAAATTTTTGCCTGAGTATGTTCGGAGTCACGACTCCCGGTCGAAGATACTTCGGCACGGCGATCGTTGAAACTCGGTGACCTCGGCAAAAGCTATCGACAATAGAGCCGATATCGAACTACGGGACAAAAGCCCCCGGCCCGGGGGCAGATTTTGCCATTCTCCGGAGCCGGCGATCTATCTCACCCGCCGAAAAAGGCCTCACCAGAGCGGGCGTACTCGCCACGTCTGGAGCCTCAGAAGGATATAGAGACGGCTGGATTTCCAGGTCGCCCGCCGGTGAGTACATGTTCCGGAAATACTCAGTGACGACCTCCCGCGATAAATCGCAAGGTTGGGGGTGCCCACTGAGCACCTCCTGAACTGCACGCCGGCGGTTCTCTCTGAAAAGACGCCGAATGCGCGTCGCCGCCTCCACANNNNNNNNNNNNNNNNNNNNNNNNNNNNNNNNNNNNNNNNNNNNNNNNNNNNNNNNNNNNNNNNNNNNNNNNNNNNNNNNNNNNNNNNNNNNNNNNNNNNCCCCCAGCACACCAGGGTAGTCGCTGCGACCCGACGGACAGGCAGAACCGCTACTGTCGCGATCACGCACCCGGGCTCCTGTCACGGGGATTTCTCCgtacgtttaattataaacacaACTAACACAAAGTTGGATCGAAGACCGGGCAGAGTAACGACACGGTTAGTTTGAGGTAAGACGGCAGActgtcttttattttgtacaagaGTTCTTTTATATTAGTCTTATCGGTAAGTGATGAGTCGGTCGGAGATTGTAGTTCATAGGATGAATCTGTAGCGCCCAGTCGTGCGCACAAGAGAAAGTCTCTTCTACGTGCAAACAACGAACGTAATTTACgactctcgttcgacgaagctatttttgagtcgACATTTTCCAGATCTTTGCAACGCATGTTTATTAGAGTCTTTTCCGAATGTCCTCAATAGCAAACAGAGACCGTCGTAAATTAAGGGATTATCTGAAGGGCACTTAGGCCGGACGCGCATCGACTTTCGTGCATGTGGGCCCGGCTCGGGTGGCCTGAAGAAAAGTCCCACGTTCGCACGGTAAAACGCATCCCCTCCGGTCACCTCGCCGTTCCGAAAACAAGCACGCCACGGGCGTAAGGAGTAGGCGGTGATACGGAAGAACGAACAGCACTGATTGGAAAATACCCAGCGCGCGGGTTAGCCAATCAGGgttgtttcggaattttacCAGGGCAAGCGCgaagttatagtttttaagaaacaCACTTGGTTACGACGCGTCCTAAGATTAACGTCGTGAAAGCACACTCTCCGTGAGGACATACCGAGTCAATTAGTCAGCggagaaatattgtatatttgtatatattagtaaaaaaCAAGTAACTTCACATCGCGTACGATTAATTCACCTATCTACCCACAAAATAAATGGTGTGAACGCGACAATAAATATCAGGAAAAAAGATTATGTGGTCCATCTCAATCGTCTTAAATATGCTAATATGAATTCCGTTTTAGAACCTTCGGATTAATGATCCTAAGTTTGGCCTACGCACAGGatactgttaaaattataCCACTAAAGGATGCACCAAACatgtactttttttttttattaacgtgGAGGAAATCTGCCAACCAGACACCTCCAGCCTGCCCGGGGGTGCAGACTGGGGGTAGTGTGGGGTTCCTGTACTAAGGTGTTGATAGCGTCCCACCCCCGGTCTTGTAGCTAATCTTGACCGAGGGTGAGGCAGGGGGGAGTCAACTCAACCTCCCCTATAGGGTACCCACTACATCTCTAGGGCGACCTTCATGGACGCAATACCGTCATCAGGCGGATTCGGGGGAGCCACGAGAACTCATAAAGAACACGACCGTGGCCCCCCGTCGCGACGGCGCCAGGGCCGGCCGTCTAGCCAGTGACGGCCGGCCGCGTCCCGGGGAGTAGTCATAATAACTCCCACCTATTCCTCTGCGGTGCAGGGAGGCCGCGCCCCGCACCGCAACCACTCGGCAGCCGCACCACGCGAACCCGGGAATGATCAACCgctgtaacaatattaataataatgttatcaataattaattagtcttATCGAAATCGTAACATAGTAAGTGTTATAATCTAAACAGTTCCTTCGAATAAGGCGGATGTTTAGCTCTTCTCTTCACGGAGTTTCGAGATAGGCGCGCTGACGCGTCCAACGTTAAGAACTTTAAACAAGTATAATTTCAAAAGGTGGACGAAGGTggaatagtttcttttttagccGTTTAGAGGAAGCTGTCCtgaatatattccaatttgtCACAGGCTGGGATTCGTTGGGTCTTGCTAGATATTCTctaccaaaaataaaaaatttgacgaatttgtaacagtttatttgacaatattttcccagcacattttttgtgaaaattattattacaggaatgaattttaatcgcaaaaAGATCCCCTTTAATGcaaaaaaagtttgaaatcaaaatattaaatggttacgtcacaacatcgaaaagaagacatgcagttatttttgacgaaaacCGCTATTCTTAGGAAGTCCGACTTTAaaccattatttctattacaaaattgtattaaatcatgcaaacatttttattttcgaggttGGCAGACATTTAAGAAgtagtatatattcaatttagatcgatatgcgaaagttcattttttggtcaaatggcacaccttgcgtcaatccggaccactgtgcgccggGGCCTTCTGTTTATTGAAGACGCTCGACGCCTTCTGTTTATCTAAAACGCGGCGGTCGCCGCCTAATGAGTAGCTGTAGgggagattagaatttttaaggaaTGGAACATCTAAAAAATGCACGGTACGACCGGGTTCGTACGTAACACTACATACATATGTTCGTCATTacggctttgtttaacattttttagattacagttcattaatttagcTTCTAAGCTTTCCGTCTTCAGCTAATAAGGGTAGAAATGACTCTTCGTCCTGGaaaccaattcttttttatgactTCCTCTTATGAGAAAGTTTTCTTTCGTGCAAACGGCCAATGGGTCCGTGTATGTAGAGGCTGAAGGTGCCTGAATCGAAGAAGTTTGACTTGAATCGGACTGGTGCATGGATGTAGAAGTTGAATGGTTTTCTCTTACCTGTCACTGGGAAGCTCTCTTACGTACACTTTCTTTGCGGAAATATGACGAAATATGGCACtttgaacaaaatatatcaCCAACGCTTaccacttttataaaaatgtttgaaaattccgTCATCTGAAGTGATGTACCTATTATCTTCCTCTGACCACGCACTGTTCGAAGTGCGCCCGATTATACCCTATACACCTTGTAACGAGACGTTTAgacattttgcaaatattttaaatacgcGCGATTGTAATGTTACTTCTTTGGAGTATATACTCCAAAGTATATACAAGGAGTATATACAAAAACGtgtgaaaatatacaaaagagTGAACGTTCGCGACGTTTACCGTTGGACGAGTCGCAGCCAAGTAAAGTttcctcaaaaataaaatgtgttttacgaaaaaaaaaacttagtCTCCAACGGGATTTGAACCCGAGCGTAGCAGCACCGAAATCATACGCTCTAACCATTCCGCTAACCAATTGGGTCGTAATGAGCGGAAACATTTCGGCATATATCCCGctcattacaattttttgctcgcttaatttgcattttcaggattaaaaaattgtttgtttcgatgtaataacgtttaaaattacttaatccacaccCGTGGTAAACTAGACAAGTAGTAGCTTCTTTCTAACAGCAAAACACATtgacacattgggttttcattttttttgacaatgttgcaggcgagcaaaaaatctgagaaaaattgagtacacgagccgtgatagtaccttatcagggaattaatataaaagtgttgcTTATTTTAGTTTCcgagaaatcttcaaaatGATTACTACGAAACAGagcataaattattagaagttGCTTATGAAATGAAGAACATAGCTTAAtcctttgcattcgagtgacgactctgagacaccactaaaaatttctatactaTTTCTCAAAGTAATTGTAATAGTATCATACTCGTTTGTATTTAGAGATGTTAAGAATGTTAAGATGTTAAGATGAAGCATAGCTTAAATTCATAACTGCTATAGGACGAGGCGTAAACGATTAGAAATGGTTTATGGGTTGAAACGCAGCTCAAATCCAGAATTatagtttgttaaaaattgtgtaacaaaatgagaataattaagaattatgaTGTTCCACTATAATATTAGGagcacaaattagttcggtccgttttcaaaagataCCTCTAACTGTTATGACTGTTTCATATtaacaactgatttcaattgtttctgagagattagatatctgccaataacattcagtttatattgctttgagtttcatttaatacacctgttttttactctgttgaatatgtcaagtttcgtgttaactaagcagcatttgcgggagattttagtttcctgctttaattggaagaaaagtgCAGCTGAAGCACATCGAATGCTTGTTCAAGTCTATGGTGACAATGCTCCAACTGATAAATCATGTAGGgaatggtttcgacgctttaaGAATGGTGATTTTAGCGTTAAAGACAAGCCTCGTTCTGGGCAGCCAAACAAAGAAGACAAACAATTAGAGGCATTACTCGATGAAGATCCGAGTGAAACTTAAGAGGAGCTTGCAGCATCATTGGGAGTTACCCAACAAGCAGTTTCCGAACGATTAAAATCCATGGGAATGATTCACAAGACATGACAAAGTCATTCTTCTCCATGATAACGCTCGGCCTCGTGTCGcaaaagttgtgaaaaattatttggaaacgctCAAATGGGATATTTTACCGCACCCGCCGTACTCGCCGGACGTTGCTCCTTCTGATTACTGGTTGTTCCGGCCGATGCTGCACGATTTGGCAGGTCGCAGATTCACTTCTTTCGCAGAAGTCGAAAATTGGCTTGTAACTTGGATCGCCTCAAAAGAcgagatatatttttcagatggaattcgaaaattgcctGAGAGGTGGGGAAAAGTAGCAAACAGCGATggacaatactttgattaatctgttaattcattttgttctcgaaataaatgcattttccacCACAAAAgaacggaccgaactaatttgtactcCCAATATTTTCCCGCAATTTCAACATAAATTACGTGTACCGACGGTCGATGCGCGTCTTTATTTATGTTTCTGATGCGCGCGATCCTAGTCCCGCTGTCTTTTGTCTCCCTTTCTCGCAACGTCCACTTCGCATTCGGCGTGCACACGAGACAGTTTACAATGTGCATTTATAATACCTTtcttaactattaaattatatttatatattacgtgTGTTCGTATATTCCACTACAACCAAGCTCCTGCTATTAGGTTATAGGCGCAGGAAGAATAGCGTGAATAAAAACGTAAAAGTGTGTGAAAACATGGAAAGCGAACACGTGCCCTATTTGTAGTGGAACGCATCGATCGCAGAATCGAACGATAATGTCGGCATCCGGTATCGCTCGCATTGAACCACTCACGCAAGATAATTACGACACATGGAAGTTGCAAATGCgtgcattattaattaaaaatgacgcATGGGAATACGTTAGCAACGGAATCAGCATGCCCAAAAGCAAGGACAACGATCCACAATCGGAAGCGGTGTACAAAGTCTGGAAGAGGAACGATGAAAAAGCAAAATCCATCATTTTATCGATGAGTACTTCGGAATTGAAGCAAATCAAATCTTGCTAGACATCGCACGAGACGTGGAAAAGGTTGGAAGAAATATACCAGTCAAGAGGACCAGCGAAGAAAGCCACGCTATTAAAACGACTCATTTTACACAAAATGAAGGAAGATGAAGACATCCACGTACATTTAGGTAAGTTTTTCGACGCCGTCGACAAGCTGCAGGAAATAAGTGTAGAAATAAATCCGGACGTACagataattatgttattatatagtcTTCCGAATATGTTCGAAAATTTTCGTTGTGCGATCGAATCTAGGGACGCGTTGCCGGAACCGGAAATATTACGAGTAAAGATTATAGAAGAATACGACGCTCGAAAAAATCAAACCGAATTTTTCGAACCGT includes the following:
- the LOC144477900 gene encoding uncharacterized protein LOC144477900; the encoded protein is MDRDLTREERLASRRALQSEESRAFYEIMKACHDFLQQSFLMGPSPVRTIPRNLVEAFRVWEVDIPEDWIEPPAGDNPNIKEDVVAGQNDSGPPRASVNILRPPVGRPRANQPPPPGIGPEHSNE